In Cryptosporangium phraense, a single window of DNA contains:
- a CDS encoding enoyl-CoA hydratase/isomerase family protein — translation MAEEGRVRTEDHGRVRVLTFDRPSRANAFDRALYRRAAAALTEADTDDAVGVVVLTGAGRTFTAGTDLAEMADTAEGGAADEGHPFDAFLDAVVGFGKPLLAAVNGAGVGLGLTLLAHCDLVLVSENARLKAPFTQLGVVPEAAGSYLLPRRMGVQRATEALLTSDWISAAEAVDSGLALRAYAPADLLSAAIGLAARIAAHPDASVRATKALITASRREAVAEARRREGAAFADILRSPAMGDAIRHHLAAEKGTR, via the coding sequence TTGGCTGAGGAAGGTCGGGTCCGGACCGAGGACCACGGTCGGGTCCGCGTGCTCACGTTCGACCGCCCGTCCCGGGCCAACGCCTTCGACCGGGCGCTGTACCGCCGTGCGGCGGCCGCCCTCACCGAGGCCGATACGGACGACGCCGTCGGCGTCGTGGTGCTGACCGGGGCCGGGCGGACGTTCACCGCGGGCACGGATCTGGCCGAAATGGCCGACACCGCGGAGGGCGGTGCGGCCGACGAGGGCCACCCGTTCGACGCTTTTCTCGACGCCGTCGTCGGGTTCGGGAAACCGTTGCTGGCCGCGGTGAACGGCGCCGGCGTCGGGCTCGGGCTGACCCTGCTGGCGCACTGCGACCTGGTGCTCGTCTCCGAGAACGCCCGTCTGAAAGCGCCGTTCACCCAGCTGGGCGTGGTTCCCGAAGCCGCCGGCAGCTACCTGCTCCCCCGCCGGATGGGCGTCCAGCGGGCGACCGAGGCTCTCCTCACGTCGGACTGGATCTCGGCGGCCGAGGCGGTCGACTCCGGCCTGGCCCTCCGGGCCTACGCCCCCGCCGACCTGCTGTCGGCCGCGATCGGCCTGGCCGCGAGGATCGCGGCCCACCCCGACGCGTCCGTCCGGGCGACGAAGGCCCTGATCACCGCGTCCCGTCGCGAGGCCGTGGCCGAGGCCCGCCGGAGGGAGGGCGCGGCCTTCGCCGACATCCTGCGGAGCCCGGCGATGGGCGACGCGATCCGCCACCACCTCGCCGCCGAGAAAGGGACCCGATGA
- a CDS encoding sensor histidine kinase encodes MNPMRWWRSSDDLTRVVVYTRTSMLPLVAVGPFILVAAAGTQVGEISPGPLVALVAVVVAVSLIVLYVLDGQIMGRPLSRRDVGLWVGSVVVATVAIVVLPAGDVRGPGLVMIGAFAIAPLGGFGARWYVPAGLVVALAIALQSDVRDQPSRVASLTFQMLWIFLAVAWAVQASLWLVKVVRRLADADRTRAELAVAEERLRFARDLHDIVGRDLSAIAVTSDLVAELARRGRPEAAERAEEVRTIAQESLRQVRAAVRGYRAIDLRVELEGSAALLRSAGVTSRVTAQIGELPDDVRTAAAWVVREGVTNVVRHSAATVCRIEVREDDGVVRVRMENDGARGPIGTGSGLTGLTERLRPLGGALSFSQADGVFVLEASVPVTVGVPA; translated from the coding sequence ATGAACCCGATGCGGTGGTGGCGCAGCAGCGACGACCTCACCCGGGTCGTCGTGTACACCCGGACGTCGATGCTGCCGCTGGTCGCCGTCGGCCCGTTCATCCTGGTGGCGGCGGCCGGGACGCAGGTCGGCGAGATCTCGCCCGGGCCGCTGGTCGCGCTGGTCGCGGTCGTCGTCGCGGTGTCGCTGATCGTGCTCTACGTGCTCGACGGCCAGATCATGGGCCGGCCGCTGAGCCGGCGGGACGTCGGGCTCTGGGTCGGCTCGGTGGTGGTCGCGACCGTGGCGATCGTGGTGCTGCCGGCCGGCGACGTGCGCGGGCCCGGGCTGGTGATGATCGGGGCTTTCGCGATCGCACCGCTGGGCGGGTTCGGGGCCCGGTGGTACGTCCCGGCCGGGCTCGTCGTCGCGCTGGCGATCGCGCTGCAGTCGGACGTCCGGGACCAGCCGTCCCGGGTCGCGTCGCTGACGTTCCAGATGCTGTGGATCTTCCTCGCCGTCGCGTGGGCCGTGCAGGCGTCGCTCTGGCTGGTGAAGGTCGTCCGGCGGCTGGCCGACGCCGACCGGACGCGGGCCGAGCTGGCGGTCGCCGAGGAGCGGCTGCGATTCGCCCGGGACCTGCACGACATCGTCGGCCGAGACCTGTCGGCGATCGCGGTCACCAGCGACCTGGTCGCCGAGCTGGCCCGGCGCGGCCGGCCGGAGGCGGCCGAGCGGGCCGAGGAGGTCCGGACGATCGCCCAGGAATCGCTCCGGCAGGTGCGGGCCGCGGTGCGCGGGTACCGGGCGATCGACCTGCGGGTCGAGCTCGAGGGGTCGGCCGCGCTGCTGCGGTCGGCCGGGGTGACGAGCCGGGTCACCGCGCAGATCGGGGAGCTCCCGGACGACGTCCGGACCGCGGCCGCGTGGGTGGTCCGCGAGGGCGTGACGAACGTGGTGCGGCACTCGGCCGCGACCGTGTGCCGGATCGAGGTGCGGGAGGACGACGGCGTGGTGCGGGTCCGGATGGAGAACGACGGGGCCCGGGGGCCGATCGGCACCGGCTCGGGCCTGACCGGCCTCACCGAGCGCCTGCGGCCGCTCGGCGGCGCGCTGTCGTTCTCGCAGGCCGACGGCGTGTTCGTGCTCGAGGCCTCGGTGCCGGTGACGGTCGGGGTGCCGGCGTGA
- a CDS encoding Zn-ribbon domain-containing OB-fold protein: MTTFVESTVRFPYKRSLGSVIGYFMTALTDRRIVGIRNGDRVLVPPLEWDPATAEQLNPDFVDVGPAGTVRSWTWVAAPSGQHPLDHPFAFALIELDGASTTLLHAVDAGDISAMETGLRVAPRWRAQRVGHLTDIEAFVPGEEPVTPEDDAGPAAEPVTMMNYDASISYTTPVPETQLVFGKAFAEGRLVGLECPNCHRVYTGLQQACPVCAIPLNGTHEVELPQTGTLTTFTIITPVQYPGQTETEPFARVHVLTDDIDAVLAYQPVVDFPNADVHPGVRVKAVWTTDADGKQELAGWTPTGEPDVDDPSIVNRIF, encoded by the coding sequence GTGACAACGTTCGTCGAGTCGACGGTGAGATTCCCCTACAAGCGCTCGTTAGGGTCGGTCATCGGGTACTTCATGACCGCGCTCACCGACCGGCGCATCGTCGGGATCCGCAACGGCGATCGAGTACTCGTTCCACCGCTGGAGTGGGACCCCGCGACGGCCGAGCAGCTCAATCCCGACTTCGTCGACGTCGGACCGGCGGGCACGGTCCGGTCCTGGACCTGGGTCGCCGCGCCGAGCGGACAGCACCCGCTCGACCACCCGTTCGCGTTCGCGCTGATCGAGCTCGACGGGGCCAGCACGACGCTGCTGCACGCGGTCGACGCCGGTGACATCTCGGCCATGGAGACCGGCCTGCGGGTCGCCCCGCGCTGGCGGGCCCAGCGGGTCGGGCACCTCACCGACATCGAGGCGTTCGTCCCGGGCGAGGAGCCCGTCACGCCGGAGGACGACGCCGGGCCGGCGGCCGAGCCGGTCACGATGATGAACTACGACGCCTCGATCTCCTACACGACGCCGGTCCCGGAGACCCAGCTGGTGTTCGGCAAGGCGTTCGCCGAGGGACGCCTGGTCGGGCTGGAGTGCCCGAACTGCCACCGCGTCTACACCGGGCTCCAGCAGGCCTGCCCGGTCTGCGCGATCCCGCTGAACGGCACGCACGAGGTCGAGTTGCCGCAGACCGGCACGCTCACCACGTTCACGATCATCACCCCGGTGCAGTACCCGGGCCAGACCGAGACCGAGCCGTTCGCCCGCGTGCACGTGCTGACCGACGACATCGACGCGGTGCTCGCCTACCAGCCGGTCGTGGACTTCCCGAACGCCGACGTGCACCCGGGCGTCCGCGTGAAGGCGGTCTGGACGACCGACGCGGACGGGAAGCAGGAGCTCGCGGGCTGGACCCCGACCGGGGAACCCGACGTCGATGACCCTTCGATCGTGAATCGGATCTTCTGA
- a CDS encoding response regulator transcription factor — MIRVLLADDENLVRSAIAGLLELQDGLVVVAQAASGTEAIAMAAKELPDVAVLDLQMPGADGLAAAARIHADVPGCATMVLTSHGRPGYLKRALEIGVRGFLPKTSSGAVLAAAIRTVAGGGRYVDPELAADAIAAGESPLTPREADVLELAADGATIEEIAVRISLSPGTVRNHLSSATGKLGAQNRHEAVATARRSGWI; from the coding sequence GTGATCCGGGTGCTGCTGGCCGACGACGAGAACCTGGTGCGGAGCGCGATCGCCGGGCTGCTGGAGCTGCAGGACGGGCTGGTGGTGGTGGCCCAGGCGGCGTCGGGCACCGAGGCGATCGCGATGGCAGCCAAGGAGCTCCCCGACGTCGCGGTCCTCGACCTGCAGATGCCCGGGGCCGACGGGCTGGCCGCCGCGGCCCGGATCCACGCCGACGTCCCGGGCTGCGCGACGATGGTGCTCACCAGCCACGGCCGCCCGGGCTACCTCAAACGGGCGCTCGAGATCGGGGTCCGCGGCTTCCTGCCCAAGACGTCGTCGGGCGCGGTCCTCGCGGCCGCGATCCGGACCGTCGCCGGCGGCGGCCGGTACGTCGACCCGGAGCTCGCCGCGGACGCGATCGCGGCCGGCGAGAGCCCGCTGACGCCCCGCGAGGCCGACGTGCTGGAGCTCGCCGCCGACGGCGCGACGATCGAGGAGATCGCGGTGCGGATCTCGCTCTCACCCGGGACCGTCCGGAATCACCTGTCGTCCGCGACCGGCAAATTGGGTGCGCAGAATCGGCACGAAGCGGTCGCTACCGCTCGGCGTTCCGGCTGGATCTAA
- a CDS encoding ABC transporter permease, which translates to MTALSRTWSLGRAEVLLLRRNKTLLFTALLVPLGLIGLLAGVQDGDLDDEAARGMASMFTGTVLLFVVFYTILSSSVARREEGVLQRLRTGEAADAEILTSMALPGVAVALVQIVLFGVVGAAVLGLPVPSSPVVVLVAVLLGAVVLAMLGLLTAIISRTVESVQITSLPVLAVCLAGAGLVVPLDAMPDALERICGFTPLAPVLTLVRDGWVGPLDWAGAAGQAGILVAWAVVGAVAIRASFRWSPRA; encoded by the coding sequence ATGACCGCTTTATCGAGGACCTGGTCGCTCGGGCGGGCGGAAGTGCTGCTGCTGCGCCGCAACAAGACGCTGCTGTTCACCGCGCTGCTGGTGCCGCTCGGGCTGATCGGGCTGCTGGCCGGCGTTCAGGACGGCGACCTGGACGACGAGGCGGCCCGGGGCATGGCGAGCATGTTCACCGGCACCGTGCTGCTGTTCGTCGTCTTCTACACGATCCTGAGCAGCTCGGTCGCCCGCCGGGAGGAGGGCGTGCTGCAACGCCTGCGGACCGGCGAGGCCGCCGACGCCGAGATCCTGACCTCGATGGCGCTGCCCGGGGTGGCCGTCGCACTCGTCCAGATCGTGCTGTTCGGCGTCGTCGGCGCCGCCGTGCTCGGCCTGCCGGTGCCGTCGAGCCCGGTCGTCGTGCTGGTCGCGGTGCTGCTCGGTGCGGTCGTGCTGGCGATGCTCGGGCTGCTCACCGCGATCATCTCCCGGACCGTGGAGTCCGTGCAGATCACCAGCCTGCCCGTGCTCGCGGTCTGCCTGGCCGGCGCCGGTCTGGTGGTGCCGCTGGACGCGATGCCCGACGCGCTCGAGCGGATCTGCGGGTTCACGCCGCTGGCCCCGGTGCTGACGCTGGTGCGGGACGGCTGGGTCGGGCCGCTGGACTGGGCCGGCGCGGCCGGTCAGGCCGGGATCCTGGTGGCCTGGGCCGTGGTCGGCGCGGTGGCGATCCGAGCATCGTTCCGCTGGTCACCAAGGGCATGA
- a CDS encoding crotonase/enoyl-CoA hydratase family protein — MTEPLVLVEADGPVLTVTLNRPEKRNATNAEILCRLLDAWKRLDADDTLRVAILTGRGPVFCAGMDLAEIGRLRAGVQDNEWIVRLQDEPGISLAAYLKTYRPTKPIILAAEGVARAGGTEILQGTDIRVAGESAVFGVTEVQRGLFPMAGSAVRLRRQMGYAVAAEMLLTGADIPAQRARELGLINYVVPDGSALAKAREIADRIAANGPLAVRAILATLRETECLPEAEAFGIEEALGREVMASKDAVEGPTAFLEKRPPNFVGA; from the coding sequence ATGACCGAGCCGCTCGTACTCGTCGAGGCCGACGGGCCGGTGCTGACCGTGACCCTCAACCGGCCGGAGAAGCGCAACGCGACGAACGCCGAGATCCTCTGCCGGCTGCTCGACGCCTGGAAACGCCTGGACGCCGACGACACGCTACGGGTCGCGATCCTCACCGGACGCGGCCCGGTGTTCTGCGCGGGCATGGACCTGGCCGAGATCGGACGCCTGCGGGCCGGGGTCCAGGACAACGAGTGGATCGTCCGGCTCCAGGACGAGCCCGGGATCTCGCTCGCGGCCTACCTCAAGACCTACCGGCCGACCAAGCCGATCATCCTGGCCGCGGAGGGCGTGGCCCGGGCCGGCGGCACCGAGATCCTGCAGGGCACCGACATCCGGGTGGCCGGCGAGTCGGCCGTGTTCGGGGTCACCGAGGTGCAGCGCGGGCTGTTCCCGATGGCCGGGTCGGCGGTGCGGCTGCGTCGCCAGATGGGGTACGCGGTGGCGGCCGAGATGCTGCTGACCGGGGCCGACATCCCGGCCCAGCGGGCCCGCGAGCTCGGGCTGATCAACTACGTGGTGCCGGACGGGTCCGCGCTGGCCAAGGCCCGCGAGATCGCCGATCGGATCGCGGCCAACGGGCCGCTGGCAGTGCGGGCGATCCTGGCGACGCTGCGCGAGACCGAGTGCCTGCCGGAAGCCGAGGCGTTCGGGATCGAGGAGGCGCTGGGCCGGGAGGTGATGGCCTCGAAGGACGCCGTGGAGGGGCCGACCGCGTTCCTGGAGAAGCGCCCGCCGAACTTCGTGGGGGCGTGA
- a CDS encoding AAA family ATPase, whose amino-acid sequence MTDTVEGLRPPEAGPGERERITRKRLPFWDRIKFLLLFAVAWFALVWAAMADNPILPFRDALLDELRSGFGIALMVLFGLELLRQLHFLVSEHWSGYHRLWTRGIFGGTERLSHRMFSDWTRFRLIRVFKWLLFIAVVAVVLASVLDTSPLMALFAIPAILWQAAPMFIQVLFILFIAVGQFAAIFWFLSRGGVEVYYPDDVKTRFADVWGQDHVLERVKENIVYLETPEAIESKGGYVPGGILLWGPPGTGKTLMAEAVAGETGKPYVFVDPGAFINMFFGVGVLKVKGLFRKLRKLALRYGGVIVFFDEADSLGNRGALAQGGGSFPRGGMTPPAPFAATGCHGFSYLSDESQLLLTRQAMAGGRQDKVVMGGGMGGGGGGMGTLEALLTELSGLKKPRGFVNRVVRRALGMRPKPPPKYRILVMMATNLPEALDEALLRPGRIDRIYKVGYPSKAGRVRTYMGYLDKVKHELTEEQVDKLATITPYATGATIKDMVNEALITAVRDDRDTITWRDIIRAKQLKELGPAENVEYIERERHAVAVHEACHAVVAYRTRHHMEIDIATIEKGSGYLGMVASIPPEDQFTTWRSHYESDIYVSLASLAGERMFFDGDSSSGVSGDLESATAVATNMEGVWGMGTTVSSYGYSSQVGIGSPGGPGKSEDLNARKALADRIEDNLALMLVRTAEILEENRRQVLSLAHALETHKTLTGEDVIAVLEGRPGPLVDGSIYGNTEFTDQLETYHRAALDAHRGHGKLAARMPDASGREPVSVGAGDQAAASDSSIWRRPPSANGSEPAKE is encoded by the coding sequence ATGACGGACACCGTCGAAGGACTGCGGCCGCCGGAGGCGGGCCCCGGCGAGCGCGAGCGGATCACCCGCAAGCGGCTGCCGTTCTGGGACCGGATCAAGTTCCTGCTGCTGTTCGCGGTGGCGTGGTTCGCGCTGGTCTGGGCGGCGATGGCCGACAACCCGATCCTCCCGTTCCGCGACGCGCTCCTCGACGAGCTGCGCAGCGGGTTCGGGATCGCGCTCATGGTCCTGTTCGGGCTCGAGTTGCTGCGTCAGCTCCACTTCCTGGTCAGCGAGCACTGGTCGGGCTACCACCGGCTCTGGACCCGGGGGATCTTCGGCGGCACCGAGCGGCTGTCGCACCGGATGTTCTCGGACTGGACCCGGTTCCGGCTGATCCGGGTGTTCAAGTGGCTGCTGTTCATCGCGGTCGTCGCGGTGGTGCTCGCGTCGGTGCTCGACACCTCGCCGTTGATGGCGCTGTTCGCCATCCCGGCGATCCTGTGGCAAGCCGCGCCGATGTTCATCCAGGTCTTGTTCATCCTGTTCATCGCCGTCGGGCAGTTCGCGGCGATCTTCTGGTTCCTGTCCCGCGGTGGCGTCGAGGTCTATTACCCGGACGACGTCAAGACGCGCTTCGCCGACGTCTGGGGCCAGGACCACGTGCTCGAGCGGGTCAAGGAGAACATCGTCTACCTGGAGACCCCGGAGGCGATCGAGTCCAAGGGCGGCTACGTGCCCGGCGGCATCCTGCTGTGGGGGCCGCCCGGCACCGGCAAGACGCTGATGGCCGAGGCGGTCGCGGGCGAGACCGGCAAGCCGTACGTGTTCGTCGACCCGGGCGCGTTCATCAACATGTTCTTCGGCGTCGGGGTCCTGAAGGTGAAGGGGCTCTTCCGCAAGCTGCGCAAGCTCGCGCTCCGCTACGGCGGCGTCATCGTGTTCTTCGACGAGGCCGACTCGCTGGGCAACCGCGGTGCGCTGGCGCAGGGCGGCGGGTCGTTCCCGCGCGGCGGGATGACGCCTCCGGCGCCGTTCGCGGCGACCGGCTGTCACGGCTTCTCCTACTTGTCGGACGAGTCCCAGCTGCTGCTGACGCGTCAGGCGATGGCGGGTGGCCGACAGGACAAAGTGGTCATGGGCGGCGGCATGGGTGGCGGGGGCGGTGGCATGGGGACGCTCGAGGCGCTGCTCACCGAGCTGTCCGGGCTGAAGAAGCCGCGCGGATTCGTCAACCGGGTGGTCCGGCGGGCGCTGGGGATGCGGCCGAAGCCGCCGCCCAAGTACCGGATCCTGGTCATGATGGCGACGAACCTGCCCGAGGCGCTGGACGAGGCGCTGCTCCGGCCGGGCCGGATCGACCGGATCTACAAGGTCGGCTACCCGAGCAAGGCCGGCCGCGTGCGCACGTACATGGGCTATCTCGACAAGGTGAAGCACGAGCTGACCGAGGAGCAGGTCGACAAGCTCGCGACGATCACCCCGTACGCGACCGGCGCCACGATCAAGGACATGGTGAACGAGGCGCTGATCACTGCGGTCCGCGACGACCGCGACACGATCACCTGGCGGGACATCATCCGGGCCAAGCAGCTCAAGGAACTCGGGCCGGCCGAGAACGTCGAGTACATCGAGCGCGAGCGGCACGCCGTCGCGGTGCACGAGGCCTGTCACGCGGTGGTCGCGTACCGGACCCGGCACCACATGGAGATCGACATCGCGACGATCGAGAAGGGGTCTGGGTACCTGGGCATGGTCGCCTCGATCCCGCCCGAGGACCAGTTCACGACCTGGCGCAGCCACTACGAGTCCGACATCTACGTGTCGCTGGCGTCGCTGGCCGGCGAGCGGATGTTCTTCGACGGCGACAGCTCGTCGGGTGTCTCCGGCGACCTGGAGTCGGCGACCGCGGTGGCGACCAACATGGAGGGTGTCTGGGGGATGGGCACGACCGTGTCGTCCTACGGGTACTCCAGCCAGGTCGGCATCGGTTCGCCGGGCGGGCCGGGGAAGTCGGAGGACCTGAACGCGCGGAAGGCGCTGGCCGACCGGATCGAGGACAACCTCGCGCTCATGCTGGTGCGCACGGCCGAGATCCTGGAGGAGAACCGGCGCCAGGTGCTGTCGCTGGCGCACGCGCTGGAGACCCACAAGACGCTCACCGGCGAGGACGTCATCGCGGTGCTGGAGGGCCGGCCCGGGCCGCTGGTGGACGGATCGATCTACGGCAACACCGAGTTCACCGATCAGCTGGAGACGTACCACCGGGCGGCGCTCGACGCGCATCGCGGCCACGGCAAGCTCGCGGCGAGGATGCCGGACGCGTCGGGGCGGGAGCCGGTGAGCGTGGGGGCGGGAGACCAGGCGGCGGCGTCGGATTCGAGCATCTGGCGCCGACCGCCGTCGGCGAACGGCTCGGAGCCGGCGAAGGAGTAA
- a CDS encoding alpha/beta hydrolase family protein, with the protein MTLRTLCLAAVVSFGLVAAPASASPPTAHRGDVVSATRLRTLTATQARAELTSAGFDAAETRHGVTLYRLVYRTVGANGRRTTASGLVVLPDSRRALKVVSYAHGTEVYRGDAPSVTDDPWGTAAPVSYASAGFAAVAPDYLGLGVGPGLHPYLDVPSETTASLDLLRAAERFAPTVGRTLTRDVYVTGFSQGASAAMGLARQLQAPGSGFRLAAVAPISGAYHLRDAEIPAMLAGTLHPQWSAAYVSYLLISWNRLHGLYGSPSEVFRAPYDRTLPPLFDNSHPGPELLPALPASPRALLTPRGVRLLEHPTARFAAALRVADGTCADWTPRAPIRLYATTTDEQAAYGNTVGCRADLARSGVDAPIVEVGPTDHITSDARATARIVRWFSESR; encoded by the coding sequence ATGACACTCCGCACGCTCTGCCTCGCCGCCGTTGTCTCCTTCGGACTCGTCGCCGCCCCGGCGTCGGCGAGTCCCCCTACCGCGCACCGCGGGGACGTCGTCTCCGCGACCAGACTCCGCACCCTCACCGCGACCCAAGCCAGGGCCGAGCTCACCTCGGCCGGTTTCGACGCGGCCGAGACGCGCCACGGCGTCACGCTCTACCGGCTGGTCTACCGCACGGTCGGCGCCAACGGCCGGCGCACGACCGCCAGCGGCCTGGTGGTGCTCCCCGACTCCCGGCGGGCCCTGAAGGTCGTCTCCTACGCCCACGGCACCGAGGTCTACCGCGGCGACGCTCCGTCGGTGACCGACGATCCCTGGGGCACGGCCGCTCCGGTCTCCTACGCGTCCGCCGGCTTCGCCGCCGTCGCCCCGGATTACCTGGGCCTCGGCGTCGGCCCCGGCCTTCACCCTTATTTGGACGTCCCGTCAGAAACCACCGCCTCACTGGACCTGCTCCGTGCGGCTGAGCGGTTCGCCCCGACGGTCGGCCGCACGCTGACCCGGGACGTGTACGTGACCGGCTTCTCGCAGGGCGCGTCGGCGGCGATGGGGCTGGCCCGGCAGTTGCAGGCGCCGGGGTCCGGCTTCCGGCTCGCCGCGGTGGCCCCGATCAGCGGCGCCTATCACCTGCGGGACGCCGAGATCCCGGCCATGCTGGCGGGGACGCTGCATCCGCAGTGGAGCGCCGCCTATGTGTCGTATCTGCTGATCTCCTGGAACCGGCTGCACGGCCTGTACGGGTCGCCGTCCGAGGTGTTCCGCGCTCCGTACGATCGGACGCTGCCGCCGCTGTTCGACAATTCTCATCCGGGGCCGGAACTCCTGCCCGCGCTGCCGGCCTCACCCCGGGCGCTACTGACACCCCGCGGTGTGCGTCTGCTGGAGCACCCGACGGCCCGCTTCGCCGCCGCGCTGCGGGTAGCCGACGGGACGTGCGCCGACTGGACGCCCCGCGCCCCGATCCGTCTGTACGCCACGACGACCGACGAGCAGGCAGCGTACGGGAACACGGTGGGTTGCCGTGCGGACCTGGCGAGGAGCGGGGTGGACGCCCCGATCGTGGAGGTGGGGCCGACCGACCACATCACGTCCGACGCCCGCGCCACCGCCCGGATAGTCCGCTGGTTCAGCGAGTCCCGCTGA
- a CDS encoding transcriptional regulator — translation MTEPFDETIHAPNRLRICAFLDATSSTEFGVLRDLLGVADSVLSKHLKVLQDAGYVDIAKPTGRGRVKTWVSLTPAGKAAYGRHVTALRALFENPVPERHS, via the coding sequence GTGACCGAGCCGTTCGACGAGACGATCCACGCCCCCAACCGGCTGCGTATCTGCGCGTTCCTCGACGCGACCAGCAGCACCGAGTTCGGCGTGCTGCGCGACCTGCTCGGCGTGGCCGACTCCGTCCTGAGCAAGCACCTGAAGGTGCTCCAGGACGCCGGCTACGTCGACATCGCGAAGCCCACCGGGCGCGGCCGGGTCAAGACCTGGGTCAGCCTCACGCCGGCCGGCAAGGCGGCCTACGGCCGGCACGTGACCGCGCTCCGGGCGCTGTTCGAGAACCCGGTACCCGAGCGGCACAGCTAG
- a CDS encoding class I adenylate-forming enzyme family protein — MSAAEFQFAGQDIPWLLASWAARQPDKPFLIWAPFDAEPRTWTYAEFWTDVRRVAAGLAGRGIGPGDTVLLHAENCPEGVLTWYACATLGAVTVTTNTRSSAAEVAYFVEKAGCVAAVTQPAFAALIAEAAPGLRWVAVTDGAAGADGGPRTGGLAFDALFGDPASLAPRAAEPLAPAGILFTSGTTSRPKAVVHTHANALWAARVAPTTLRMTADDVYLVYLPFFHVNAQSWSIWTTLGAGGTVVLQPRFSASRFWDVVARHRVTHISLIPFVIRAILSHPAPEHRLKAGVFGAVVPELEAALGFAILPAFGMTETVTPAITAGPGFSPPPRAMGTPTPGYEALVVDAATGEVCADGRPGELWIRGTRGIQLFAEYLDDPGAMAKSFTDDGWFRTGDIVRLGEDGALVYCERDSDLLKVGGENVSAREVEDVCRTVAGVADVAVVGAAHPMLDEVPVAFVIKAPDADEVLLGTTVIDRCRETLSDFKVPRAVYFVDEFPRATLDKVAKNVLRDLARSYEISDR; from the coding sequence ATGAGCGCAGCCGAGTTCCAGTTCGCCGGGCAGGACATCCCGTGGCTGCTGGCGTCGTGGGCGGCCCGGCAGCCGGACAAGCCGTTCCTGATCTGGGCCCCGTTCGACGCCGAGCCCCGGACCTGGACGTACGCCGAGTTCTGGACCGACGTGCGCCGGGTCGCGGCCGGCCTGGCCGGGCGGGGCATCGGACCCGGTGACACCGTGCTGCTGCACGCCGAGAACTGCCCGGAGGGCGTGCTGACCTGGTACGCCTGCGCGACGCTGGGCGCGGTGACGGTCACGACGAACACGCGGAGCTCGGCCGCCGAGGTCGCGTACTTCGTGGAGAAGGCGGGTTGCGTCGCCGCGGTGACGCAACCGGCGTTCGCCGCGCTGATCGCCGAGGCCGCGCCCGGTCTGCGGTGGGTCGCGGTCACCGACGGCGCCGCCGGCGCCGACGGCGGGCCCAGAACCGGCGGCCTCGCGTTCGACGCGTTGTTCGGGGACCCGGCCTCGCTCGCCCCGCGCGCGGCCGAGCCGCTGGCGCCGGCCGGGATCCTGTTCACGTCCGGGACGACGTCCCGGCCCAAGGCGGTCGTGCACACCCACGCCAACGCGCTCTGGGCCGCCCGCGTCGCCCCGACGACCCTGCGCATGACCGCCGACGACGTCTACCTCGTCTACCTGCCGTTCTTCCACGTCAACGCGCAGAGCTGGTCGATCTGGACGACGCTCGGGGCGGGCGGCACGGTCGTGCTCCAGCCCCGGTTCTCGGCGTCCCGGTTCTGGGACGTCGTCGCCCGGCACCGGGTCACGCACATCTCGCTGATCCCGTTCGTCATCAGGGCGATCCTCAGCCACCCGGCCCCGGAGCACCGGCTGAAGGCCGGGGTCTTCGGCGCGGTCGTGCCCGAGCTCGAGGCCGCGCTCGGCTTCGCGATCCTGCCCGCGTTCGGCATGACCGAGACCGTCACCCCGGCGATCACGGCCGGCCCGGGCTTCTCCCCGCCACCGCGGGCGATGGGCACCCCCACCCCCGGCTACGAGGCCCTCGTCGTCGACGCGGCCACCGGTGAGGTCTGCGCCGACGGCCGGCCCGGCGAACTGTGGATCCGCGGCACCCGCGGTATCCAGCTGTTCGCCGAGTACCTCGACGACCCCGGCGCGATGGCGAAGTCGTTCACCGACGACGGCTGGTTCCGCACCGGCGACATCGTCCGCCTCGGCGAGGACGGTGCCCTCGTCTACTGCGAGCGCGACTCCGACCTGCTCAAGGTCGGCGGCGAGAACGTCTCGGCCCGCGAGGTCGAGGACGTCTGCCGGACCGTCGCCGGCGTCGCCGACGTCGCGGTCGTCGGCGCCGCGCACCCGATGTTGGACGAGGTCCCGGTCGCGTTCGTCATCAAGGCCCCGGACGCCGACGAGGTGCTGCTCGGAACGACCGTGATCGACCGCTGCCGGGAGACGCTGTCCGACTTCAAGGTCCCCCGCGCGGTCTACTTCGTGGACGAGTTCCCCCGCGCCACCCTCGACAAGGTCGCGAAGAACGTCCTCCGCGACCTGGCCCGGAGCTACGAGATCTCCGACAGGTGA